The genomic DNA CGACGCCGCGGACTTCGTCTCCGTACATCTGCAGTCCTGGCGCGAAAGCTATGCACACGTCCTCGGCGAGGAGGTCTTCCGGCGCCGGGAAGCGGACCGCAGCGCCGCCGTCGAACACCGGCGCGCAGCTCTGGCCGAGCAGGCCTCGGATCCCGCCATCCGGACCTGGCTGGCCCATGCCGGGGACGGCAGGCTTCTCGGCTTTGCCTCCGCCGGCCCGGCCCGGGACGAAGACATCCGTGCTGTCCTGCCGCTGGAGCTGTGGTCCATCTACATCCTGGCCGAGGCGTACGGCAGCGGAGTGGGCCAGGCCCTGCTGGAACACGCCGTGGCAGACGCACCGGCCTATGTCTGGGTGCTGGAAGACAATGTCCGGGCGCAGGCGTTCTACCGCCGGAACGGCTTTGTGCCGGACGGAACCGTCAAGGACCTGCCCCAGGTCTGGGCCGGGACCGGCATGGTGGAAATCCGCATGGTGAGA from Arthrobacter zhangbolii includes the following:
- a CDS encoding GNAT family N-acetyltransferase; this translates as MSFSIRRATPDDAADFVSVHLQSWRESYAHVLGEEVFRRREADRSAAVEHRRAALAEQASDPAIRTWLAHAGDGRLLGFASAGPARDEDIRAVLPLELWSIYILAEAYGSGVGQALLEHAVADAPAYVWVLEDNVRAQAFYRRNGFVPDGTVKDLPQVWAGTGMVEIRMVRN